One Phaseolus vulgaris cultivar G19833 chromosome 4, P. vulgaris v2.0, whole genome shotgun sequence DNA window includes the following coding sequences:
- the LOC137838409 gene encoding uncharacterized protein produces MSAVVPPGLVGVKASFTGVEDPETHLTAFHTQMMLSGGSDAVYCKLFMSTLSGIALEWFVSLPDGHITSLQQFSKLFMEQYIVNRAPLVVSYDLFDVRKNQGESLRDYLSRFGAQVVKLPSKDEDMLVHAFKKGVLPGPFNESLIRNHPSTFAEIRHRVVAYIVAETEVSEKRGSTATTKSRGGPSRSQQPMRVHEAKEGKKVQGKPRPYEPRKDQGRGRAKESNAPPRFDFVVELAELIAIPAIAVRLRAPEKTNKVLGRKKNVWCEFHQAYGHSLHTCLALGHQLAELVKSGFLSDYLRETQGDRTLRPPTEDPQHEVPMHGEVHMIAGGFSGGGCTASQRKRYARSVMTVDSVEDHSPDADITFTKADLRDVVPHDNDPIVICLVTGGRKVHRVLVDQRSSTDVMF; encoded by the coding sequence ATGAGTGCAGTGGTGCCACCAGGCTTGGTGGGGGTGAAAGCCTCGTTTACAGGggtggaggacccagagacgcatcTGACAGCgtttcacacccagatgatgctctctGGGGGCTCAGATGCAGTGTAttgcaagctgttcatgagcaccctaAGCGGGATTGCtctggagtggttcgtgagcctaccaGATGGCCACATCACTTCGTTACAGCAGTTTTCCAAGTTGTTCATGGAGCAATATATCGTGAACAGGGCACCCCTAGTGGTGTCATATGATTTATTTGACGTGCGAAAAAACCAAGGTGAGTCCCTCAGGGATTACCTGAGTCGTTTTGGAGCTCAGGTAGTGAAGCTGCCCAGCAaggatgaagatatgctggtgcatgcgTTCAAGAAAGGGGTTCTGCCGGGCCCTTTCAACGAATCTTTGATCAGAAATCACCCCAGCACCTTCGCAGAGATTAGGCATCGTGTTGTGGCGTACAttgtggcagaaacagaggtttctgagaagaggggaagcacGGCCACGACCAAGTCGCGTGGAGGACCGAGCAGGTCTCAGCAGCcgatgagggtgcatgaggccaaagaagGAAAGAAGGTTCAGGGGAAGCCTCGTCCTTACGAGCCTAGGAAGGACCAGGGCAGGGGGCGCGCGAAGGAGAGCAACGCGCCCCCCAGGTTTgactttgtggtggaattgGCGGAGCTGATCGCCATTCCAGCCATAGCGGTAAGGTTGCGAGCACCAGAGAAGACTAACAAGGTgctcggaaggaagaagaacgtgtggtgtgagtttcaccaggcttATGGCCACTCACTCCACACTTGTTTagcgttgggacaccaactcgCGGAGTTGGTAAAAAGTGGCTTTTTGAGCGATTACTTGCGGGAGACGCAAGGTGATCGGACGTTGAGGCCACCAACAGAAGATCCACAGCACGAGGTACCTATGCACGGGGAGGTGCACATGATCGCGGGGGGCTTCTCCGGAGGAGGGTGTACAGCCTctcagaggaagaggtacgctcGGTCGGTGATGACTGTCGACTCGGTAGAAGATCACTCCCCCGATGCTGACATTACGTTTACAAAGGCGGATctccgggacgttgtgccccacgacaacgatcctaTAGTCATCTGCCTCGTCACGGGagggagaaaggtgcacagggtcctCGTGGACCAGAGAAGCTCGACGGACGTAATGTTCTGA